A window of the Sabethes cyaneus chromosome 1, idSabCyanKW18_F2, whole genome shotgun sequence genome harbors these coding sequences:
- the LOC128742966 gene encoding Golgi to ER traffic protein 4 homolog codes for MTTKAAPATTAGPGARGVARVLAKLESSIESGNYYEAHQMYRTLYFRYLSQKKYEELLDLLYKGALTLLSHDQQTSGADLGLLVVDTLEKAGVVDGTEKWMQKLAILLSKIQPHIVERETLLVKAVKWSASVSNSQVGHPLMHKLIAQIMWNEDNLTQARHHFLLSKDGNSCGHMLIQLSETKGFPSEMDLFIAQVILQQLCLKETSTASKTFATYTKYHPKIACSEPPFITPLLNFIFFLLQAIEANQRKLVVFRTLCDLYKPSLERDPSYEKYLQKIGMIFFGANQPQRPQHEGIPGIFGDLLNQFFQELDDGEDESAGGSQQTRMAASAAAAAAAAAAPGGGPAVKEELD; via the exons ATGACCACAAAGGCTGCACCTGCCACGACGGCCGGTCCCGGCGCCCGTGGTGTCGCTCGGGTTCTAGCAAAATTGGAATCATCGATCGAATCGGGAAACTACTACGAGGCTCATCAGATGTACCGGACACTGTACTTTCGCTATCTGTCGCAGAAAAAGTACGAAGAACTGTTGGACCTGCTGTACAAGGGTGCACTGACACTGTTGAGCCATGATCAGCAAACCAGCGGAGCCGATTTGGGCCTGCTGGTAGTGGACACACTGGAGAAGGCCGGCGTCGTAGATGGAACGGAAAAGTGGATGCAAAAGCTAGCCATTCTCCTAAGTAAGATTCAACCGCATATTGTTGAGAGAGAAACGTTGCTG GTAAAGGCAGTAAAATGGAGTGCTAGCGTGTCCAATTCCCAGGTCGGTCACCCTCTGATGCACAAGCTGATAGCGCAGATCATGTGGAACGAGGACAATCTGACCCAGGCGCGCCATCACTTTTTGCTTTCGAAGGACGGGAACAGTTGCGGTCACATGCTGATTCAGCTCAGTGAAACCAAGGGCTTTCCGTCCGAGATGGACCTGTTCATCGCTCAGGTTATCCTCCAGCAGTTGTGTTTGAAGGAAACGTCGACGGCGTCGAAAACGTTCGCGACCTACACGAAATATCACCCGAAGATAGCGTGCAGTGAGCCTCCGTTCATCACTCCGCTGCTTAATTTCATCTTCTTTCTGCTGCAAGCTATCGAAGCGAACCAGCGCAAGCTGGTCGTATTCCGAACTCTGTGTGATTTGTACAAACCATCGCTGGAGCGCGATCCGTCCTATGAAAAGTATCTGCAAAAGATTGGCATGATATTCTTCGGGGCCAACCAGCCACAGAGACCGCAACACGAGGGAATTCCCGGCATTTTCGGTGACCTGTTGAACCAGTTCTTCCAGGAGCTAGACGACGGGGAAGATGAATCGGCTGGCGGTAGCCAGCAGACTAGAATGGCGGcatcggcagcagcagcagcagctgctgctgctgcaccggGTGGTGGACCCGCTGTCAAAGAAGAGCTGGATTAG
- the LOC128736480 gene encoding uncharacterized protein LOC128736480 gives MDETNRNSTKLDIEAARLQSAAAEKDKKQEQHQGGGEPIRESYKKLSDAELDQEEANGATMVRENGNFRDGEDERMLNGNGAGGDPAVGALDKDKLAQKEVEVKFISEQNGDARIDLEVEQPQTFSGMSKEELMKFANDPFWIRLRWFLFILFWGLWVAMLVGAIYIIMDAPKCAAPVPLSWWQEGPLVKVDSNDYRNQVDAADRFGAKGVIYELPADETYLVNTASVEKKIRELVEAFNAKDIKVVLDLTPNYVTKDDQLFKDALASADSPARSAFIWKESGSVPTNWLAVNGAGSAWNEVTPRQFVLAQFGADRLDLQLNEPLAKEKLKAVLQQLAGLGVRGFRLANAKHFIVDRDGKNDVNAEVEDKTLSHTDYGFWTHAHTTYQDGLGALLYELHAEVKNATNGEGFLSVSEDITRPEVFATSGKLGLDIPEFGNLESVLRQPLGAESARVIRDDIQKTYVEIQKYNAAEGGKPWVQWPYDKNSLQQVAASEYNVFMFLLPGVPVVPLDVLNYGNVSQTLIGSLEKYRASPSYQHGTFAIYTDTNGTSVGYTRQKSGNPGYFVALNLAEQQIEADFSQVVGIADELTVVLTSENYRVPDIAVKSKILSNAVPLSGLSALIATYVPKQG, from the exons GTGCCACGATGGTGCGCGAAAACGGCAACTTCAGGGACGGCGAAGACGAGCGAATGCTCAACGGAAACGGTGCCGGCGGAGATCCGGCGGTAGGCGCCCTCGATAAAGACAAACTGGCCCAGAAGGAGGTTGAGGTGAAATTCATCTCCGAGCAGAATGGCGACGCCCGGATCGATCTGGAAGTGGAACAGCCG CAAACGTTCTCCGGCATGAGCAAGGAAGAGCTGATGAAGTTCGCCAACGATCCGTTCTGGATCCGGCTGCGTTGGTTCCTGTTCATCCTGTTCTGGGGCCTTTGGGTGGCGATGCTGGTCGGTGCGATCTACATCATTATGGATGCACCGAAATGTGCCGCTCCGGTTCCGCTGAGCTGGTGGCAAGAAGGACCGCTGGTGAAGGTCGATTCGAATGATTACCGCAATCAGGTGGACGCCGCAGACCGGTTCGGAGCGAAGGGTGTCATCTACGAGCTGCCGGCCGATGAGACCTATCTGGTGAATACGGCTTcggttgagaaaaaaattcgggAACTTGTTGAGGCGTTCAA TGCCAAGGACATTAAGGTCGTTTTGGACCTAACACCCAATTACGTAACAAAGGATGACCAACTGTTCAAGGACGCGCTGGCCAGCGCGGACTCACCGGCTCGTTCGGCTTTCATTTGGAAAGAGTCCGGTTCGGTTCCCACCAACTGGCTTGCCGTAAACGGGGCGGGTTCCGCTTGGAACGAGGTAACACCTCGTCAATTTGTGCTGGCTCAATTCGGAGCCGATCGGTTGGACCTGCAGCTGAACGAACCGCTTGCCAAGGAGAAACTAAAGGCTGTGCTGCAACAGTTGGCCGGACTGGGGGTGCGTGGTTTCCGGTTGGCCAATGCAAAACACTTCATCGTTGACCGCGACGGTAAGAATGACGTTAACGCCGAAGTCGAAGATAAGACGCTATCGCACACGGACTACGGCTTCTGGACGCATGCCCACACGACCTACCAGGACGGACTGGGTGCCCTGCTGTACGAGCTGCACGCCGAAGTCAAGAATGCTACGAACGGGGAAGGTTTTCTGTCCGTAAGCGAGGACATAACGCGACCGGAAGTGTTTGCCACCAGTGGCAAACTCGGTCTCGACATTCCCGAGTTTGGTAATCTCGAAAGCGTCCTTCGGCAGCCGTTGGGAGCCGAATCGGCTCGAGTCATCCGTGATGACATTCAGAAGACTTACGTggaaattcaaaaatataatGCCGCCGAAGGCGGCAAACCTTGGGTGCAGTGGCCGTATGACAAGAACTCCCTGCAGCAGGTGGCTGCCTCGGAGTACAACGTTTTCATGTTCCTCCTGCCAGGCGTTCCGGTTGTTCCGCTGGACGTCCTGAACTATGGCAACGTCAGTCAAACGCTGATCGGAAGCTTGGAGAAATATCGTGCTTCTCCATCGTACCAGCATGGAACGTTCGCCATCTACACCGATACCAACGGAACTTCCGTTGGATACACTCG GCAAAAATCCGGTAATCCGGGTTACTTCGTCGCGCTGAACCTTGCCGAACAGCAAATCGAAGCCGATTTCAGCCAAGTTGTCGGCATTGCCGACGAACTGACGGTCGTCCTCACAAGCGAGAACTATCGCGTTCCGGACATTGCTGTCAA GAGCAAGATTCTATCGAATGCCGTACCGCTTTCCGGTCTATCGGCTCTGATTGCCACCTATGTGCCGAAGCAGGGCTAA